TCTGCCCTTCAGACTCTTTCCTTTTAGGGCAACACCACGGCCCCAGCACACACCCACTCTTCCATCtctgcacactcacacacactatCACAGGAGGTCAGTGCCACTTtaggaaacagacaaaaacagGCCCTCTCATTACAAAAGGATTCCCTACTGGGTTCCATGAAACACTGAGCTCCCCCCAAAGTGCCCCTCTTGTACAGTGTGAGGTTCTATACCTGGAAGCTGGGGCAAGGGGGAAAGATATTTGCAGTTCCTGAAGCCCAGGCAGTGTGAGAGCTGTGGGGAAATTAGCTCTGAGAAGGTTAATTCTTCCTGGGAGGGTAAAGCTTTAATGACAAGCCATCTTTAATGGGATTATCGTGAGAGCTCATATCTACAAATAAGATCAGGCAGAGGCCAAAGCCAGCTGCCTCCTCTGTGGAGCAGGGGTGGAGGGCAGGCAAAACAGGCGACTAGGAGAGGAAAGGAGATTTTCCCGAAAACATAAAGGGAATAGAAACTCCTTCACCTTGAAATGTTATACTTCAAATTCTCCAAGATTTTCAGTTACATCAGATTCTCTGGAGGCCAGGATGACTGACTACCCACTACAGTCCGGATGAGCGCCTAGGCGAGGGCATGGTTCAGGAGTTTTCAGCCAGGCATTTATCACTGATGTTTGTTCCGTGCCCACTGGTTACCTAGCTGCAGGCTCCAAGCTGTGGAGGGCCATCAAAGAGTTAGAAACTATGCCccgtcccacccacccccaccccaggtgctCAGAATGTAATTCTGGAGGTCAAATGGGTACCTATGTTCACACACAAGTGAAAGAGATTTAAGAACATGCATTAATCCGTTCAACATTGAGTGATGGGGGTTTATTTTCCTAAGCCTTACCCCGTGAGTCCTTGTCAGAGTTAGAGATCTCCAGTTGTGAGCACCTTCAGCCTCTTGGGAACACAGAATCTAATACATTGCTGTGCTCTGTCAGTCTGCTCAACCACCTCTCAGCTCTTGTGCTCAGAGTGGTAGGGGAGAAACATCGTCAGGGATATTGCGAGACATGGGTTCGGAGTCTGTTCTATCGTTGAACTAGCTGCGTGATTCTGGCTACATCCTgttgcctctctgggcctcacgtGGACAAGTGAATCTTCAAGGTCCCCGTCAGGTCTGATACACGTGTGACATAAGACTGTACCTTTGAACAAATTCGAGAGCAATTCAAGAGTGCTTGTAATCAAGAGCTAGACAGCACTGGGCAGACTGAATGCTGAGAGTAGAGCCTTGTCATTCTGCATCACTTTTATGGATCCTGAACAATCCAGCTCTCtggcccaccccgccccccatgTCAGCCCTTTCAGCTGAGTGTCCTCTAAATGGCCTTTGAGGAATCAGGCAGGGAGAGGGCGGCATGGAGCCCCTGGCCTCTATCATTGGACACATCCCCCCAACAGGTGCACAGGCCCTGCCGCTCTTCAGATTTGGACAGCACAGAGAAGGGAGGGTGGCCTCATTTTCTGCTGCTGCAATGAGCCTTGGCAGACCCACAAAGAGCAGAGATCCAACTCGCCAGCCTGTGGCTGGGAGGCATTTGAAATACCATTTGGTGAAGTctgggtttttctcttttttgtttaattttcttagaACCACTTGGAGAAGATTACAGTTTCAGATCTCAAGTAATGGCTGCAATCAGTCAATCAACAAATATGTGCTGAGCATTTCCTACGTGCCCAGATTTCTGCCAAGGGTATGGGCTTGGGGGTGGGAAAGGCGAAGGAAATGTCAGTTGCTGTCCCAGCCCTCAGGTGGTCTGTCCAACCTGCTTCTGGCAGGCAGAGGTTCCAGCGTGGGCAATAGTCAGAGAAGGAGCAAAAACTGCACCCCTAATCTCTTTTTTCTGTGAGGAAGACAGTCTAAGTTTTGAGGGGGGGTACAGCAGCTGGCTTTTCCTCCTGATGTCTATTCTAAGCTATTTTTAGCCACAACTTAGGATGGTGAGGGTGAGCAGCTGAAAGCATCCAGAGTGTTAGGACAAAGCTGCCGTGGACTGAGAATGTGGCATCACAGACACAAGTGTCTAAAACTCCTCCATCCTCCAGTGTTGAGCTCAGTCTGCCCTGACAGGCCAAAGTTAACGGGAAGCCATGGCCCCAGGACAGAGTAATGACATGAACAGTCCTAGGGGAACAGCCCAAATGCCTGCAGCTGAGAATAACACTTGCACCTCTATGGAAAGAATATTGGGTCAAAATGGGTCATAGAAAGAATATTTCCTGCAagagaacagagagaaagaaatctgCCTCTTGTAACAACAGGTATGTTTCTGGATAAGTGGACATCTGAAGCATCTCCAAATATTgagttgtttttcatttattttgactgGTGGGATGTGCCATGggaaattttcttttccaaaaaaagGGGTTGTGTGTTGTCACTGTTTCAGGATGATCAGGATGAAGTGAACCAGAACTACTTAGCGgatgaagaggaagaagcagaagagGAGGCTAGGGTGATGGTGGTACCTgatttggaggaggaggaggaagaagaggaggagaaagaagaggaggagaaggaggaagaagatagCCACAGTCAGGAAACAGACAGTGCCTGGTGGCGGAAACTGCAGATTGTGAATGAATACCTGTGGGATCCGGAGAAAAGGACATCTCTGGCCCGAACAGGTCAGAGTTGGAGTAAGTCCCAGTGGTCCCAATGCCCCAGTCGGGTGTCCTTTGCTTTCGGCTTGGCGTCCAGGACTCCTTTACCACACGTTGGATGGGCTTGTCTGCAAACTTCTCTTAGCTCTTCATGTAACCGGATCAACGCCTAGGGAAATAATGGGCAGATCTCATCAGAACAAACTCCAAGTGGGTGAACAGACGATTGTGTAGCTGAAATCCACTGGGCTCAACAGCATTTTGTAGTGCAGAAAGACAGTAAGAATGAGATGAAAAAGCACAGATTTTATGGAAGCCCCAGCCCTATCATTTTCTATCTGTAACTTTGGGCTCATCATttatcctctctgagcctcagtttcctcacctgctaAACAAGGGAAGCAgtatctccctttctctctcacaGGAGCAGCCTGAGACTCTGATAAGATATGAACATGGTAAAATCGAAAGTATTACGCAGAAGACTATTCCTAGGATACGAGACTCAGGTCCCTGCTAACCTGACCAAGTGTTTGTACAGTCTCATCATTTCACCCCATAATGTCAGACAAGGATAGCTAGGGCTGCCACTGGCCCCAGGTTGTGGGTGCTCTACGGCTCCAGGGTGTTAAGAGAGAAATGGGTTAAAGGGATCATTTCTAGCGATTTAAGCCCAAGCTCCTGTATTTCTTGATCCACGGCAGAATTGCGATCCATATGCAGCCACCACTTGTTACTTCACAGCTTCCCTAGCACTCCTCTCCCAGGGTCCCTCCTACTCACCTCTTGAACTCTTAATGCTGATGCTTCTCAGGAGATTTAGCTTGTGGTAAAATTCATACTCGCCACACTCTGCACATCCCAGGAAAAGAGCAGCTGCTGGTCTGAACTCAGTTAACCCGTGGAAGAAAAAACAGATAAGTCTATGCGTGAAATAAGAGTCCCCCAGTGCCAAGAGTCTACATTGCTGAAGTTGACGTCCATGCCTTCTAAAGGCCCCTTTAACTGAGAATTCTCTCCTTTGTAGCTGATGTTTCTAGTTCAGCTCAGTCAGGGTGAAACGGCCAGCCCCGCTTCCTGGAATTGGGAATAGCAGGTGTGGGGCTCCAAACAACACCCACCTCCCTTCACCCCTCTTCagttcccagccccacccctgcccatccCTCGAACTCTCAACTCTAGACTGGAACAAATGTACCTTTCAAGGAACATTCCGACATTCTGGAAGCTGCAGACAAATGCAGGACACTCACTGGGGCTCCAAAAGGGGCACAGCTGTCTCTGGCTTGCCTAAAGAGGACTGGAAAAACAGGCCTTGTGAAATGCAAGTGTGGTCTGGGAGAGGAAGCCCTGTGTTAACCCTTAAACATCCATTGGAACTTAACCAGATAAGCTGACCCAAATTGTGcctgtggaaaagaatccacaagCCAATACATGGGGACAAGGGAGGAAGGTTCGAGTGTCCAGGGGAGATGTGGCAGTGGGGACACTGCACATCCAGGCCTCTGGGAAGCGGGTCTCAGAAGGCTAACCCTGGGCAAAGGGCAAATAGTGATGTTGATGCCCAGGCCACCACATGCCTTGCTGTCCTCTTGCTTGAGAACTAGGTGCCAATTAAGCACTTACTAACCCTGTCCAGCCTGGACGCCAACAGGACAGACATATTTATCCAGCCTGTTATTATATTCTGGGCTTTTCCTCTTATAGCTGGGCAACTTCTATTCATAGGAGCTATATGTTATTTTATTGGGTACTGATCAGAAGTCTATGAGGTAGTAATATtattgcccccattttacagatgcagaaactgaggcttagagagagtAAGTAACTTACCTAAAGTGACAGTTAATAAGTGGTAggactgggattcaaacccaggttggATGAACACTGGAGTTCCTTCTCTTGCCAGAACACCACACTGTCTTCATGAACTCTAGCAGTGAGCAAGGCCCTGATGGGTAAGGGCCTCAGGACCTGATGGGGTATTTTAGTGGAAGGACTGAAGAGTTGGGATTGCGGGTATCTTGTCTATTCAAGATATAATTGTCTATCCAAGCTTGGGTGGGGCATTCAGGGGCGAACACTGGATTACCTAGAGGAGCAGCCCAAGTAAAATTTGGATATTTGGAGCAGAAAAGGTTGGAGGGATCAATGGGTTCGGGTGGGTACAGTGCTTGgttttgctgggggtgggggtgggggtggtacaGTGTAGCTGAGACAGCCtatcacaggctccagggcacagactCCTGGGCAAAGCCGAGGGGACACATTGCTAGTGCCATTCTCCCATCTACAGCTTCCCAGCCACACATCCTGGGCAAGAAGGAAGATGTCTCCAGGGGAATGTACCTGTCTTCTATTGCTTTCCTTTCATCCATGAAACTGAGCCTTCTGGTCCCCCAGGATGGTTCCGGCTGTGGATGGGTTGCCAAGATGAGGACAGGGGTAGAGCAATGGAGaatggaggaggaggcagagggcacATCCCATGAGGCCAGCCAGTGGGCACCAGCCAAATACCACAGGCACACAAGGTGCTGCTGTTTCTTCTCCGGGGACTCCAGCTGAAGTGAGGTGTTCATATTCCAGTTCCGTTTTAGTGCATCTTAGAAAACATAAAGGTTCACCTCCAGTTAAATTCCTaaggaatttttttctccttttcctgacTCCTTTTGGGGGCCGTTAATTTTATTTGGTTCATggttcaatttaaaaattgacatTTGGATTTGGTTTGGGGTACAGCAGAGTTAGGTAGTTTGTTCCAGTTTCCAGCTCATGATATGGTTCAAATCCATAGTTCTGACATCATGTCACTGCTGTGAGAAGAGTTAGATGCTATTTTCTGAGACAGCCCCAAAGAGGGGCATGCTTATTCACTCATTCTGTGCTGCCTAATCCCGGGGCAAACCTGGTCCTGATCCAGCCCACAGAGGGAGAATTCACACAACTGTGCCTCTGGAAACTATGGCAATAATAATATTAACAGTGATGAAGAGTGTCATATATAGAGCACTGAGTgtctgccaggccctgtgctatgCTATTTATATGCATCATTCAATGTTAAGAAGtcagtactattattatcctcattttacagatgaggaaattgaggcacagagaggtaaatAGCATGTCTAACATCCAACAGCTAGGAAATGGTAGCATCAGCACAGGATGGAAGGAAAGGCTGAATTTCAAATATTGTTAGGGACACAGATCAGAATACGAGGGAAGTGCTAAACTTATCACTGTTTTATCTGCAAGGAATCGGGGGTGCCCAAAAGTTCTATAACTTGCCAAGTGCACAGTTAGAGCTCACAGGTGGCAGCTATCAATAAGTACAGTtgccccctccttccttccccatcctGTGTTAGTGTTCTTTTTGAAATCAGAGTCACTTAAACTTTTGCCAAACATGAATAAGATTTGAAGTACATAAAGTGAAACCTTGCTTTGCCTTCATTAAAGGCAAGTCCAGTGGAAATGAAGCAAAAGTTTGAATTATGGGCTATGTGAAAAGAAATGCTGTTTTCGTCACTTGCAAATATATATAATCACTGGAACCAAGTGACTAGAACTCTTTAGGACACCTGCTTTAATGAATAGCAGAGAATGATTTGTACATAGGATATCGCCCATAGACCAGAGGACTCCCAAGCAATTTGCCTTCTGCAGTACTTCAAACTCTGTTCCCCTGTAATCTCGTTCATGGTCATCATTTGCTCAGCAAGCCCTTCCATCGGAGATGCTGTAAAGGTAAAACTGCAGTCAGACCTCTGACGCAATTCTCACCAATTTCAAATCGGTGAAATCTGAATAAGCAAGGACATACTGAATCTGGGGAATTACAAAAAAAGCCATGTCACGTGTTAGCGCTGGTTCTGATTCGTGAGTTCAAAGGCAAATGCAGGGCTTATTGGCCAGCACTGACCCCCCTCCCCTCTGATTTTTCTGCAGGCCTGATCTTAGTCATTTACTTCTTCTTCTATGCCTCCCTGGCTGCTGTGATCACCCTTTGCATGTACACGCTATTTCTGACCATCAGTCCTTACATGCCGACCTTCACTGAGAGGGTGAAGCCTCCTGGTGAGTGCCCAAATACCCTGAGCTGTCCGAACACCCTGGACAGAAATCTGCTTGCACAGCATGTTTGGCCTCAATTAACTTTGGCTCTTCCCGGTAATGACTTAGGGATTCAATTATTAGGAGTAAAAGTAAAATGGTACTTGGCAGATTATGGTCCTTTTCATTTTGATTGcctgggagggggttggggggaatGGTTTCATGGGAATCGATACAAAAAATTATCCCAAGAACGGGTTAATATATCCAAGACTTGTTTTCATTGCCAGGAGTTATGATCAGACCCTTCGCCCATAGCCTTAACTTCAACTTCAACGTTTCTGAACCTGACACTTGGCAGCATTATGTGATTAGTCTAAATGGCTTTCTCCAGGGTAAGTGCCTCTGAATGGTGAGAATATCTTTGGAAAGGTGATGGGTGGGAACTCAAAAATCACTTGGCTCTGAAATCCCAGTCTTAACTAACACTGCCCATTCTGATTTTCCCTTACCTTGCATCCCCCTCAGCACCTGTAGATACAATCAAAACTATTGTGGTTTGTGATTGTATGTTGCCTTAAAGCATATAAAGCCAAAGATGGTAAGTTATATGTTTATATGAAAGCATATAAACCAGTAAGGTGATAAGTTCATTAGGACAGAGAACTTGCTTTCTCTTCTGGAATACCCTAGAGCACCTAGTTATGTCTTGGACATATCCAGATGGCTCAATAATGATCAATTACAAAAGATAATTCTGGGGTGTGGGGGCAGGTGGTGATGAGAAAAGGAGAGTGTTCTCCAGAACTGGAAGACTCTTATCTCTTGTGTTTTCTCAAGGTGAGAGAATTCATTTCTTGGAGACGATCCATCTTAAAGGCTCTTAAATAGCCTTTATTTAAGGCTCTTTATTTAAATAGCAGTCCAAAAGGGAGTTGGAGGACAAACCTCTGGGTGGCACTCACTCCAACATTTTGATAGCCAGTGTTTTCAAGATGCCTATCTCTATAGTATCATGAGATAACGTTCTCAGGGGCAAATGAATGGCTTTCTGAGAAGCCCTTACACAGGGTGAAAACTGAGGTAGCAGCTTGGTTAAGGTTAAACATAGAGCCCACAGTCTCTGTATTTCTCCAGCTATCAAAGTAAATCCATGGGTCAACTGCACCTATTATTTGTGGGGGAAAAGCCAGTTAGACTGGTTGTCCTGGCCTGGCTGAAGCCAAGTGATAGGGGTGGCCTACAGAACATGCACTGAACTAAGAGGATTTTCTTATGTGATAGGAAGCCTTGTTTAAATGCATAAATGTTGTCACTGAACTTTAACCCTGCATCACAGAGtctattgtccccattttacaaatgggggaattgaggctcagaaaggggAAGAAATCTGATCAAAGTTTTCCAGTAGCTGAACCAGTGTTTCAATTTAAACCCTTGCTTCTGTTCTTGACacccttgctactcaaagtgtgagCCAGGGACCAGCAACATCAGTATCACTTGGGAGTTTGCTGGAAAGGGAGAGTCTCAGGCTCTACCCAAACCTGCTGAATGAGGATCTGCAGGTGGTGTTTACACCCTTTAAAGCTTGAGAAGTGCTGCTTTTTACAATTCTTTGCTGCTGCCATATGACCAGGAATTAGAAACTCAGCTTTGTATCAGTGTCATTTTGATTAAATCTGAGATTCAGaatcctcacctgtaaaatgagagggGCATGGTTCTTTTTGAATCCATGGAGTCCCATTTTTTGGCTCCCCAAAATATTTTGGGCATCATAGCCAGCACAATATCGTCTCTTCTTTCAAAATGCTTGTGAGCTATTGCAAATGTACTATCAGAATCTCTGCTGAGGAAATTGCTCTAAGACAGCAGATGCAGAAATATCAATTCTGACCTGATGACAGAGGTGGGGGACATTAGGAAAAGCATTGGATTTTTTAGTTCCTAAGTGTAGATAATATGCCCTGTTTAAAAGGAACACATCTCTGAAATAGACATCCCAGAGTATCAATTTCATTCCTGTGAGGACAGAGATTTTGCAATAAGGGTCATGCCCAtgtcacattatttttaaaggagCACCCTCAAGAGAAACAAAGAACACGTGATTAGAGTTTCTATTTAGAAAGTTATTTGAACATAGTTCTTGTTCttcaaaaaaagattttaaaaagagagagattaaaacAAAACCTTGAATTGAATGTAGATttgtcaaaggaaaaataaaagcttagCCATAACtaagatttaaaatttaatagaataaatttaaaattcccaGTTGCTTCTAATATCAAGCCCAAGTCACAGTCTGTCTAGATAAGGGTCCAGCAGTACTTTTGGAGTTTTACCTCTGGTGGCACAATCTCCTCTGAAAAACTGAGCTACTTGGAACATAAATGCATGGAGGCTGGATCTAATAGGACTAACTGGACTTCATCATTGAGAACCAAACTGGGAGTAATGTAGTCATTTCTAAAGCCCAGTTCTATGCATCTAGTAGCCCAGTCAGCTCAGAGGCCGACCTTTTCAGCCCTCTCCCTGATACCtgtaccttgaaagtgaaagtcgctcagttgtgtcagactctttgcgaccccatggaccccagtctgtggaattctccaggccagaatactggaatgggtagcctttcccttcttcaggggatcttcccaacccagggatcaaacccaggtctcctgcattgcaggcggattctttgccagctgagccaccagggaagccacgtgTACCTTGTGCACAAGCTAAATTCCACGCAAGGAAAGGGACACTGACTCTGAGTGCCTCGGTTCTCAGCAGACAAGCCCTCACCCCCTCAACCTCTCAGTGGAGACCCTACGTTTGTCATTGTTTCCTGTCTTTCAACCTAAGTTTCTATTTTTCAGCGCTAACTTGCCTCTATAAAGAATGAGCTGgtttatttcctcctcttcttcctcccgcTTCCTCCTGTTCCACAACACAGTTTTCACCTTCTTGCATTGGGTGCTTCTGATCAACCTCAAAGAGAGGTTTCCTAGACTGAACTTAAAGAGATATAACCCCCGTGTTTTGCTTCTATGTATACCCCATGCCTTGATATGACTCAATCCTTCTTCCCAAATCCACCTACTATGCGCCTCTTCCTCTCCCAGAAGTATTAATAGAAGAGGCAGCCCTCCACGTTTACAATTTACCATGtcagaaaagaaataatggaaaatagaGAAGAGTTATAAAGCAACAAATATAATACAATCCAGAGATGGATATGGAAGAAGTTCCAAGAGAATGAGAAGCAAGGGGACAGGCAATCCAAGTGGGCTAGGGGACTAGCCCAGAAGGCTTCTTGGAGAGATGTTGTTGAAGGGCCTGGGGCCCCTGATGCCAGGTCACAGGCTCTAAGACAGAATGAGTGGGCTTTCAGAGGAGCACAAGTAAGCTGGGGAAAGGAAGCCAGGGAGAACTACTGAAAACCTGGCCCTCTCTGCAGCACCTAACGTGACCCTTTGCCACCCCTACGTGCTTTAGGTTACAATGACAGTCTTCAAGAGGAAATGAATGTAGACTGTCCCCCGGGCCAGTACTTCATCCAAGACGGTGATGAGGATGAAGACAAGAAGGCCTGCCAATTTAAGCGCTCCTTCCTGAAAAACTGCTCTGGCCTGGAAGACCCAACTTTTGGCTACTCTACTGGACAGCCTTGCATCCTTCTAAAGATGAACCGGGTATATTGGCCCATGATACTCTGGTGATGAAAAGTGAATGAGTTGGGTAGGAAGGCCCTGGCCACTCCACGTCTCTTGGGTTCTATCTTTATACACTGTTAGGCTTGGCCATTTTTACCAAGAGCATCAGTAATACAAACACCTGGATAAACCGACCAAGTAATAATTCCTTTTCTCCCTGAACATTTTCTATttggattcttctccagcacccctgAACCTGCCCTTGGATGCCTGTATCAGGAATGAGATCTTGAACTGTTTGGCACAGGGGACTGACATGAAGGTGGTGTGGGGGGCAATTCTTATATCACAAGAAACGCATTTTCCTCCTCTCCCGCCATGCCTTGGGGTGGCAGAGCCTTATCAGGCATGCTGTCCTCTTGACACCATTACGTTCTTTACACCTTCAGGATAATCTTGCTGCAATTGCCATTGTATGAATATCAGCCACAAATAAAACAAGGAGTAAGCTGAGCTGTGTAGCTTTGAAGATATTTTGCATCTTCTGCTTTCTGTAACATTTCTGAGAGGACAAATAGATCAAGTTTGTGCCTAAAGAAGTGATGACTCTGGGGGGATTTAGAAAAGCCCTACTTTTTTACTGTCaaatctgttaattttttttcttttgctagatTGTTGGCTTTCGTCCTGAGCGTGGAGACCCTGTGAAGGTTTCCTGCAAAGTTCAGGTAAAGTGCCCTTTTGAATAAGTACTGTTAGCACACCTGTTTCGTGCAAAAAGGTGGGTCATCTCTTCCAAGGGCTTAACCTGGACGGTTGGCTAAGGGTCAGGGAAAGGGTTAATCTTTTCATAACTACGCCTCCATTTATACCTTCAGTCCTCCCTGTTTCCAGAAAGCATTCCATTCATGTGTATtcgtgtgtgtagtgtgtgtgtgtgtgtgtgctgatttATACCTGTGAAAGCCAAGGACTGAACCTCAGCTAAGGGCCACAGCAGGGAACAACAATGTGCCAAGTCATTAATTGGGATTCTGTTTACACTTTTGCTTTTAGCTCTAATTACTTGTTTCTTTGAACTAAACAAGCGGCTTTCATTAGAGTCATTAGTCCCTGgttttaaaactgaatttcacTTTTTGCAGCAATGACCAGTGGCACTGGGTGCTGCAATAGCAAATGACTACAAAGGAAGTATAAACAGAACTCCATTAATATGCTAATTAACTGTCCTTCAAGGGACCATTAACTCCTATCTCATCTGTGCCAATTAGCTCCCTTGTAGGAAAAAGCCCTAGATCTTGGGTTTGCTTCTTAAACTGGCAGTAGCTGCCTCCTGTTTGCTAACAGCCACTGTACCCCCCAGTCCTGGGCAGATGTCTTACAAATAAGTGAAGCCAGGGAATCCCATTCTCAGTACCAGAAATGCCGCTCAAAACTCCAGTCTTGATGGTGGCAGATCAGAAAGCAACAAAAGGTGGCATTTATTCAGCAGTAGTTCACATTCAACAAGAATTTATGAATCACTTATTAAGTACCAGGTACTCTGCTTGGTGTTGGGAGTGCCAAGAGAAATATGAATCTGTCTCTGAAATCAAGGCAGTCAAGTAATACAGATGCAGTGGGGACATAAAGGAAGGAAATGTTAGTTCCACATGGGAGGTGATGACACTGAAGATGCGCTTTGAAAGGTCAGGCCATGCTTGTCCAGTGACCAAGGTAGGAAAGACATTCATTCTGTTCACATATACGTGAACatgtataaacatacacacatgagAGGTGTGACTACAAATGGTGGAACTGATT
The genomic region above belongs to Ovis canadensis isolate MfBH-ARS-UI-01 breed Bighorn chromosome X, ARS-UI_OviCan_v2, whole genome shotgun sequence and contains:
- the ATP1B4 gene encoding protein ATP1B4 isoform X1, which gives rise to MRRQLRSRRAPALPYGYRYRLDDQDEVNQNYLADEEEEAEEEARVMVVPDLEEEEEEEEEKEEEEKEEEDSHSQETDSAWWRKLQIVNEYLWDPEKRTSLARTGQSWSLILVIYFFFYASLAAVITLCMYTLFLTISPYMPTFTERVKPPGVMIRPFAHSLNFNFNVSEPDTWQHYVISLNGFLQGYNDSLQEEMNVDCPPGQYFIQDGDEDEDKKACQFKRSFLKNCSGLEDPTFGYSTGQPCILLKMNRIVGFRPERGDPVKVSCKVQRGDENDIRSINYYPESASFDLRYYPYYGKLTHVNYTSPLVAMHFTDVVKNQAVPVQCQLKGKGIINDVINDRFVGRVIFTLNIET
- the ATP1B4 gene encoding protein ATP1B4 isoform X2 produces the protein MRRQLRSRRAPALPYGYRYRLDDQDEVNQNYLADEEEEAEEEARVMVVPDLEEEEEEEEEKEEEEKEEEDSHSQETDSAWWRKLQIVNEYLWDPEKRTSLARTGLILVIYFFFYASLAAVITLCMYTLFLTISPYMPTFTERVKPPGVMIRPFAHSLNFNFNVSEPDTWQHYVISLNGFLQGYNDSLQEEMNVDCPPGQYFIQDGDEDEDKKACQFKRSFLKNCSGLEDPTFGYSTGQPCILLKMNRIVGFRPERGDPVKVSCKVQRGDENDIRSINYYPESASFDLRYYPYYGKLTHVNYTSPLVAMHFTDVVKNQAVPVQCQLKGKGIINDVINDRFVGRVIFTLNIET